From the Clostridium putrefaciens genome, one window contains:
- a CDS encoding DEAD/DEAH box helicase, translated as MKNFNSLGISEGLINNLKLQGITEPTPIQENSIKIIKDSKDVIAEAQTGTGKTLAFLLPMFENMSSDINSIQGLIVTPTRELAIQITEEAMKLKQAKDLNILAIYGGKDTGAQLKRLQGNVHLIIATPGRLIDHLSRGTVKLDQLKTLVLDEADQMLLMGFKGDVEDIIKETPKNRQTLCFSATMNSDVKKLAYRYMIDPKVVVIEKEEVTLKNIKQFLVETTDRKKQDALCKVLDENNPFMAIIFCRTKRRADDLEIALFKRGYNCKKLHSDITQSKREKIMKSFKNCEIQYLIATDVASRGLDITGVTHIYNYDIPETAEGYIHRIGRTGRAGELGCSYLFVDPKDKGLLNMIEKQIKLKIPVVNDL; from the coding sequence ATGAAAAATTTTAACAGTTTAGGTATTAGTGAAGGTCTTATAAATAATTTAAAGCTTCAAGGAATAACAGAGCCCACACCAATTCAAGAAAATAGTATAAAGATTATAAAAGATAGTAAGGATGTTATAGCAGAGGCTCAAACAGGAACAGGGAAAACATTAGCATTTTTATTACCTATGTTTGAAAATATGTCTTCTGACATAAATAGCATTCAAGGATTAATAGTTACCCCTACAAGAGAGCTAGCTATCCAAATAACAGAGGAAGCGATGAAGCTTAAACAAGCTAAAGATTTAAATATTTTGGCTATTTATGGTGGTAAGGATACTGGTGCACAATTAAAAAGATTACAAGGCAATGTTCACCTCATAATTGCAACTCCAGGTAGGCTTATAGATCATCTTTCAAGGGGAACTGTAAAGCTTGATCAGTTAAAAACATTAGTATTAGATGAGGCAGATCAAATGCTTCTTATGGGATTTAAAGGTGATGTTGAAGATATAATAAAGGAAACACCAAAAAATAGGCAGACACTTTGTTTTTCAGCAACTATGAATTCCGATGTTAAAAAGCTAGCTTATAGATATATGATTGATCCTAAGGTAGTAGTAATTGAGAAAGAAGAAGTAACCCTTAAAAATATAAAGCAATTTTTAGTAGAAACTACAGATAGAAAGAAGCAAGATGCTTTATGTAAAGTTTTAGATGAAAACAATCCATTTATGGCAATTATCTTTTGTAGGACTAAAAGAAGAGCAGATGACCTTGAAATAGCACTTTTTAAAAGAGGATATAACTGTAAGAAGTTACATTCTGATATAACACAATCGAAAAGAGAAAAGATAATGAAGTCTTTTAAAAATTGTGAAATTCAATATTTAATAGCTACAGATGTAGCATCAAGGGGGCTTGATATAACTGGTGTTACTCATATATACAATTATGATATACCAGAAACTGCTGAAGGATATATACATCGTATAGGAAGAACAGGGAGAGCTGGTGAACTTGGATGCTCATACCTATTTGTAGATCCAAAAGATAAAGGACTGTTAAATATGATAGAAAAGCAAATAAAGTTAAAGATTCCTGTTGTTAATGACTTATAA
- a CDS encoding SEC-C metal-binding domain-containing protein: MDKELESQLDKDLIEIKYLQDKLTKLKKMENKKWQSTEKDLTLDYNLSKITKEELLYIAKNLYINKISKLNKEELKNNIIELYEDRVIMLIENMDNLRFEYLLQLAKLDGYKEYDNITDVDIDTAYYLSDRALIFTGIIKDKHVVIMPKELQRIILSYDNKEFRAEMKKNEEIIKLFWGMCYHYGVLLIDDFKEIVKKYINYDISEMPLEIILIDAAIYYGEFDCNGYIGADITVENPSYILEEQSSREDLKFYNFTKKEILDVATLGNISETRARKNLKRFLIEGFDIDEDDVEDLIFDLLVDVQNGKSPSKYMLEFLKNFDTEDNELINIITSEVTKFANGTKQWLIKGYSPNELRMSMEDTQKVEKIGRNDPCPCGSGKKYKKCCASNVIEIATR, encoded by the coding sequence TTGGATAAAGAATTAGAATCACAATTAGATAAGGACCTTATAGAAATAAAGTATTTACAAGATAAACTGACTAAGCTTAAAAAGATGGAAAATAAAAAGTGGCAGTCAACGGAGAAAGACTTAACGTTAGATTATAATTTAAGCAAAATAACTAAAGAAGAGCTTTTATATATAGCTAAAAATCTTTATATAAATAAAATAAGTAAATTAAATAAAGAAGAATTGAAAAATAATATAATTGAGCTATATGAAGATAGAGTAATTATGCTCATTGAAAATATGGATAACCTTAGGTTTGAATATCTTTTACAGTTAGCAAAACTAGATGGATACAAAGAATATGATAATATCACAGATGTGGATATAGATACTGCATATTATCTATCAGATAGAGCACTTATATTTACAGGGATTATAAAAGATAAACATGTAGTTATAATGCCAAAAGAGCTACAACGTATAATATTAAGTTATGATAATAAAGAATTTAGAGCTGAGATGAAAAAAAATGAAGAAATAATAAAACTTTTTTGGGGAATGTGTTATCATTATGGTGTTTTACTAATAGATGACTTTAAAGAAATTGTAAAAAAATATATAAACTATGATATATCAGAGATGCCCCTTGAAATTATATTAATTGATGCTGCTATTTATTATGGGGAATTTGATTGTAATGGATATATAGGTGCGGATATAACTGTAGAAAACCCAAGTTATATTTTAGAGGAGCAAAGCTCTAGGGAAGATTTGAAGTTTTATAATTTTACAAAAAAAGAAATACTAGATGTTGCAACCTTAGGTAACATAAGTGAAACAAGGGCAAGAAAGAATCTAAAAAGGTTTTTAATAGAAGGCTTTGACATAGATGAAGATGATGTAGAAGATTTAATATTTGATTTATTAGTGGATGTGCAAAATGGTAAATCACCTTCGAAATATATGTTAGAATTCTTAAAAAACTTTGATACAGAAGATAATGAACTTATTAATATTATTACTAGCGAGGTAACTAAATTCGCAAATGGCACAAAGCAATGGTTAATCAAAGGATATAGTCCAAATGAACTTAGAATGTCTATGGAAGATACTCAAAAGGTAGAAAAGATAGGAAGAAACGATCCTTGTCCTTGTGGTAGTGGAAAAAAGTATAAGAAGTGTTGCGCTTCAAATGTAATAGAGATTGCAACTAGATAG
- a CDS encoding Ig-like domain-containing protein, which produces MIRNKKTYKQIILSLVITTTLVTFNITSALAKTLGGTYKSAVVVTNFNELEDEIAEALKIGAVTAEINLDDKFLAEFNKGGGNLKDLITASGFKADDYHSNVIKQYGISYGGKLVSYKFEYLETTEETKAVEAEVQKILGKIITPNMKEEEKLKVIHDYIVTNVEYDSNGLRSGNSSHSAYAALFKDKGGDPKETVCQGYALLFYRMAIDAGLEARIMTGNAGEAHAWNLVKVNGNWYQIDLTWNDPVGIPDKNYKRYDYYNLTDDQIKKDHKVFNNPEKYPKCTTNYEDVETNEVILEEIGRLKTNDLKVTTEAEFKARILEEIAKGKTKTTIKYEGLKSPELATNVIWKVKNEQRNVLNDLQAQYLAKDNGIEFYLDINYKDSISSIKAENNSYNMTLAKPEKVKIIAKTKLAESKDITNNSVYVSSNTKVVTVDRSTGELIPHSVGDAKIIVKYGGVQDEILVKVNDVAAKSTNSNLSKLNEDNNLIAGFSKDVLSYTKQLPAGTTNIPVIKADKEDPKASIDIVQAKNLTGSEEERTAKINVKAEDGSIKTYKVVFSLEAEVKPVADPVVKPVADPVVKPVVKPVADPVVKPVADPVVKPVADPVVKPVADPVVKPVADPVVKPVADPVVKPVADPVVKPVADPVVKPVADPVVKPVVKPVADPVVKPVADPVVKPVADPVVKPVADPVVKPVADPVVKPVADPVVKPVVKPVADPVVKPVADPVVKPVVKPVADPVVKPVADPVVKPVADPVVKPVADPVVKPVADPVVKPVADPVVKPVADPVVKPVVKPVADPVVKPVADPVVKPKIKLQIKPVLNPEFQANANLKSQNKMQLEAYADLKDENKMQLQAEADLKDEDALKLIADSDLKSSDGSEYKAIINATSKEGMAPELPSMVTVLNSDGTYKKLEVEWNDVDSINYEKSGEFEIEGSIKDTGEKVKAVVVVISNEEDLPKTGSLVNFNIINSLGLILMSLGAVMVKKSKKRLD; this is translated from the coding sequence ATGATAAGAAACAAAAAGACCTACAAACAAATTATTTTATCATTAGTCATTACAACTACGCTAGTAACATTTAACATTACTTCGGCTTTAGCAAAGACTTTAGGCGGAACTTATAAAAGTGCCGTAGTAGTAACAAACTTTAATGAGCTAGAAGATGAAATAGCAGAAGCACTTAAAATAGGAGCTGTAACTGCAGAAATCAATTTAGATGATAAGTTCTTAGCAGAATTTAACAAGGGTGGTGGAAATCTTAAGGATTTAATCACAGCTAGTGGATTTAAAGCAGATGATTATCATAGTAATGTAATTAAACAATATGGCATTAGTTATGGTGGTAAATTAGTAAGTTATAAATTTGAGTACCTAGAAACAACAGAAGAGACAAAAGCTGTTGAAGCAGAGGTGCAAAAAATACTAGGGAAGATAATCACCCCAAATATGAAAGAAGAAGAAAAACTTAAGGTCATACATGATTATATAGTTACTAATGTTGAGTATGACTCAAATGGATTAAGATCTGGAAATTCGTCTCATAGTGCTTATGCAGCTTTGTTTAAGGACAAAGGTGGGGACCCTAAAGAGACAGTATGTCAGGGATATGCATTATTATTTTATAGAATGGCAATTGATGCTGGACTTGAAGCTAGAATAATGACTGGAAATGCTGGAGAAGCACATGCATGGAATCTCGTGAAAGTAAATGGTAATTGGTATCAGATAGATCTTACTTGGAATGACCCAGTGGGTATACCTGATAAAAACTATAAAAGATATGATTATTATAATCTTACAGATGATCAAATAAAGAAAGATCATAAAGTGTTTAATAACCCAGAGAAATATCCAAAATGTACTACAAACTATGAAGATGTTGAAACCAATGAAGTTATATTAGAAGAGATAGGAAGACTTAAAACTAATGATTTAAAAGTTACTACGGAAGCAGAATTTAAAGCCAGGATATTAGAAGAAATTGCAAAAGGAAAAACTAAAACTACTATCAAATACGAAGGGTTGAAAAGTCCAGAACTTGCAACTAATGTAATATGGAAGGTTAAAAATGAACAGCGCAATGTACTTAATGACTTACAAGCTCAATATTTGGCAAAGGATAATGGAATTGAATTTTATCTAGATATTAACTATAAAGATTCAATATCTAGTATAAAAGCTGAAAATAATTCTTATAATATGACTTTAGCAAAGCCAGAAAAAGTTAAGATAATAGCTAAAACTAAACTTGCTGAGTCTAAAGATATAACTAATAACAGCGTATACGTAAGTAGTAATACAAAGGTTGTTACTGTTGATAGAAGTACAGGTGAATTAATTCCACATTCAGTTGGAGATGCTAAAATTATAGTTAAATATGGTGGTGTACAAGATGAGATATTAGTTAAGGTAAACGACGTTGCAGCGAAGTCAACTAATTCTAACTTGTCTAAACTTAATGAAGACAATAATTTGATTGCTGGATTTAGTAAAGATGTTTTAAGTTATACTAAACAACTTCCAGCTGGAACTACTAATATCCCTGTAATTAAAGCTGATAAAGAAGATCCTAAAGCTAGTATTGATATTGTACAAGCTAAGAATTTAACAGGAAGCGAAGAAGAAAGAACAGCTAAAATTAATGTTAAAGCTGAAGATGGTTCTATAAAGACATATAAAGTTGTTTTTTCCCTTGAAGCAGAAGTTAAGCCAGTGGCTGACCCAGTAGTTAAACCAGTGGCTGATCCAGTAGTTAAGCCAGTAGTTAAACCAGTGGCTGATCCAGTAGTTAAGCCAGTGGCTGATCCAGTAGTTAAACCAGTGGCTGATCCAGTAGTTAAGCCAGTGGCTGACCCAGTAGTTAAACCAGTGGCTGATCCAGTAGTTAAGCCAGTGGCTGATCCAGTAGTTAAACCAGTGGCTGATCCAGTAGTTAAGCCAGTGGCTGACCCAGTAGTTAAACCAGTGGCTGATCCAGTAGTTAAGCCAGTAGTTAAACCAGTGGCTGATCCAGTAGTTAAGCCAGTGGCTGATCCAGTAGTTAAGCCAGTGGCTGATCCAGTAGTTAAACCAGTGGCTGATCCAGTAGTTAAGCCAGTGGCTGATCCAGTAGTTAAACCAGTGGCTGACCCAGTAGTTAAACCAGTAGTTAAACCAGTGGCTGATCCAGTAGTTAAGCCAGTGGCTGACCCAGTAGTTAAACCAGTAGTTAAACCAGTGGCTGATCCAGTAGTTAAGCCAGTGGCTGATCCAGTAGTTAAACCAGTGGCTGACCCAGTAGTTAAACCAGTGGCTGATCCAGTAGTTAAGCCAGTGGCTGACCCAGTAGTTAAACCAGTGGCTGATCCAGTAGTTAAGCCAGTGGCTGATCCAGTAGTTAAACCAGTAGTTAAACCAGTGGCTGATCCAGTGGTTAAACCAGTGGCTGACCCAGTAGTTAAACCAAAAATCAAACTACAAATTAAACCAGTACTTAATCCAGAATTTCAAGCAAATGCTAATTTAAAGAGTCAAAATAAAATGCAACTTGAAGCATATGCTGATTTAAAAGACGAAAATAAAATGCAACTTCAAGCAGAGGCTGATTTAAAAGACGAAGATGCACTAAAACTTATAGCGGATTCCGATTTGAAGAGTTCAGATGGTTCAGAATATAAAGCAATTATAAATGCCACATCAAAAGAAGGTATGGCACCAGAACTTCCATCTATGGTAACAGTATTAAATAGTGATGGAACATATAAGAAGTTAGAGGTTGAATGGAATGATGTTGATTCTATAAACTATGAAAAAAGTGGAGAGTTTGAAATTGAAGGAAGTATAAAAGATACTGGGGAAAAGGTAAAGGCAGTGGTAGTAGTAATATCTAATGAAGAAGATTTACCAAAGACAGGATCTTTAGTTAATTTTAATATTATTAATTCATTAGGATTAATTCTTATGTCACTAGGAGCGGTAATGGTTAAAAAATCAAAGAAGAGATTGGATTAA